From Candidatus Atribacteria bacterium ADurb.Bin276, one genomic window encodes:
- a CDS encoding biotin biosynthesis protein BioC, with amino-acid sequence MKKQGPGDDFYTIKALHLLPTQQFSLVVDARCGTGRQTFVLAKELSTLVHAIDTHQPFLNDLTRRAQEAGIDRLIQTHCIDMKDIPATFPQIDLLWSEGAAYSIGFSNALNSWAPAINTGGFLVVSEMAWLHKKVPKVVKEFFQSVYPGMHTNEQICEIAQNAGYQVLETFIKSLLDHPDSSVIDFAADIIKEIKIFHCSEESYGYAFFILQRV; translated from the coding sequence AGATGACTTTTATACCATAAAGGCTCTTCATCTTCTGCCAACACAACAGTTTTCACTTGTCGTTGATGCTAGGTGTGGAACCGGTCGCCAGACTTTTGTTTTGGCAAAAGAACTTAGCACCTTGGTTCATGCTATCGATACTCATCAACCCTTTTTAAATGACCTAACCCGTCGTGCTCAGGAAGCCGGAATCGATCGTCTTATACAGACCCACTGCATAGACATGAAAGACATTCCTGCTACCTTTCCGCAAATTGACCTCCTCTGGTCGGAAGGTGCTGCCTATAGTATTGGATTTTCCAATGCTTTGAATAGTTGGGCACCGGCAATCAATACCGGGGGCTTTCTTGTCGTAAGCGAAATGGCTTGGTTACATAAAAAGGTTCCCAAAGTAGTTAAAGAGTTTTTTCAATCCGTTTATCCGGGTATGCATACAAATGAACAAATTTGTGAAATTGCCCAAAATGCTGGTTATCAGGTGCTTGAAACCTTTATAAAAAGTCTTCTTGATCACCCTGATTCATCGGTAATAGACTTCGCTGCCGATATTATCAAGGAAATCAAAATTTTTCACTGCTCCGAAGAAAGTTACGGTTATGCCTTCTTTATTCTTCAACGGGTTTAA